A window of Xyrauchen texanus isolate HMW12.3.18 chromosome 10, RBS_HiC_50CHRs, whole genome shotgun sequence contains these coding sequences:
- the LOC127650991 gene encoding nuclear transport factor 2-like isoform X1 — protein MTDKPMWEQIGTGFVQHYYQQFDLDRMKLADLYTDASCLTWEGEGFQGKTAIMNKLNTLPFQTILHKITAQDHHPTPDSCVMSMVMGQLKADQDQVIGFQQVFLLKNVENKWVCTNDMFRLALHNFGV, from the exons ATGACAGATAAACCAATGTGGGAGCAAATCGGCACGGGATTCGTGCAACATTACTATCAGCAGTTTGATTTAGACCGCATGAAGCTCGCCGACCTCTAT ACTGATGCCTCCTGTTTGACATGGGAAGGAGAGGGATTTCAAGGGAAAACTGCTATCATGAACAAACTAAAT ACCCTGCCCTTCCAGACTATCCTGCACAAAATCACCGCTCAGGACCATCATCCAACTCCAGACAGCTGTGTCATGAGTATGGTCATGGGCCAGCTCAAA GCTGATCAAGACCAAGTTATAGGCTTTCAACAAGTCTTTCTGCTGAAGAATGTAGAAAACAAATGGGTCTGCACTAACGACATGTTTCGATTAGCTCTTCATAACTTTGGAGTGTAG
- the LOC127650729 gene encoding histone acetyltransferase KAT2B, translating to MSESTGIPQGSPAVGAAGSAPAAPGVGGTECPSAAVGSARIAVKKAQLRSSPRPKKLEKLGVYSSCKAEGACKCNGWKSQNPPPTPPPPTPPRAEQLIAVNLKEPCRSCSHALGDHVTHLENVSEEEMNRLLGIVLDVEYLYTCVHKEEDPDTKQVYFSLFKLLRKCILQMGRPVVEALESPPFEKPSIEQGVNNFVQYKFSHLPSKERQTIVELAKMFLNQINYWQLETPSQRRQRAPDDDVAGYKVNYTRWLCYCNVPQFCDSLPRYEATQIFGRTFLRSVFTIMRKQLLEQARQEKDKLPPEKRTLILTHFPKFLSMLEEEVYSHNSPIWSEDFMVGLSGGQIPTVISAPPVTRPLYYSSSPAPVELAGGGSVSPAQKTASTLEPNPGGEKRKPSEPLSHEDCKRPRVVGDIPMELINEVMSTITDPTAMLGPETSLLSAHSARDEAARLEERRGVIEFHVIGNSLNQKPNKKILMWLVGLQNVFSHQLPRMPKEYITRLVFDPKHKTLSLIKDGRVIGGICFRMFPSQGFTEIVFCAVTSNEQVKGYGTHLMNHLKEYHIKHEILNFLTYADEYAIGYFKKQGFSKDIKVPKSKYVGYIKDYEGATLMGCELNPSIPYTEFSVIIKKQKEIIKKLIERKQAQIRKVYPGLSCFKEGVRQISIESIPGIRETGWKPLGKSKELKDPEQLYSTLKNILQQVKSHQNAWPFMEPVKKNEAPCYYQVIRFPMDLKTMSERLKNRYYTTRKLFRADMQRIFTNCREYNPPESEYYKCANLLEKFFYTKIKEAGLIDK from the exons GCTGAAGGAGCTTGTAAGTGCAATGGCTGGAAGAGCCAAAACCCACCACCAACTCCACCCCCTCCAACCCCTCCCAGAGCCGAGCAGCTAATTGCTGTTAACCTTAAGGAGCCCTGCAGAAGCTGCAGCCACGCACTTg GTGACCATGTGACACACCTGGAGAATGTGTCAGAAGAAGAGATGAACAGACTGCTTGGAATTGTACTGGATGTGGAGTACTTGTACACATGTGTCCATAAAGAAGAGGATCCTGACACTAAACAagtttatttctctctctttaaa TTGCTGCGCAAATGCATCCTGCAGATGGGAAGGCCAGTGGTGGAGGCCCTGGAAAGTCCACCTTTTGAAAAACCAAGCATTGAACAG GGTGTGAATAACTTTGTGCAGTACAAGTTTAGCCACCTACCATCTAAGGAGAGGCAAACCATTGTAGAGCTTGCAAAGATGTTCCTCAACCAGATCAACTACTGGCAGCTAGAGACTCCTTCGCAAAGGAGGCAAAGGGCGCCCGATGATGACGTAGCTGGTTATAAAGTCAATTACACCAG GTGGCTCTGTTATTGCAACGTGCCCCAATTCTGTGACAGTCTTCCTCGGTACGAGGCTACGCAGATTTTCGGACGCACTTTTCTGCGCTCTGTATTCACTATTATGAGGAAACAGCTGCTGGAACAGGCCAGACAAGAGAAAGACAAACTACCACCCGAGAAACGcacactcattctcacacatTTCCCCAA ATTTCTCTCTATGCTGGAGGAGGAGGTTTATAGTCACAATTCACCTATCTGGAGCGAAGACTTCATGGTTGGTTTATCAGGTGGACAGATTCCCACAG TGATCAGTGCTCCACCTGTGACCCGCCCCCTGTACTACAGTAGTAGCCCCGCCCCTGTAGAGCTGGCTGGAGGAGGCAGCGTAAGCCCAGCCCAGAAAACAGCATCCACTCTGGAGCCCAATCCAG GTGGTGAAAAACGAAAACCTTCTGAGCCCTTATCTCACGAGGACTGTAAACGACCTCGTGTAGTTGGTGACATTCCCATGGAGCTTATTAATGAAGTCATGTCCACCATTACAGACCCTACAGCCATGCTGGGACCAGAG ACCAGTCTTCTCTCAGCACACTCTGCACGTGATGAGGCCGCTCGGTTAGAGGAGAGGCGAGGCGTCATCGAGTTTCATGTCATTGGAAATTCCCTCAACCAGAAGCCCAATAAGAAGATCCTGATGTGGCTTGTTGGTCTGCAAAATGTCTTTTCACACCAGCTGCCCCGTATGCCCAAAGAATACATCACACGGCTCGTCTTTGACCC gaAGCACAAGACTCTCTCTCTGATTAAAGATGGCCGTGTTATTGGGGGAATCTGCTTCCGGATGTTTCCATCTCAGGGCTTCACTGAGATTGTGTTCTGTGCTGTGACCTCCAATGAACAGGTCAAG GGTTACGGAACTCACCTCATGAATCATCTGAAGGAATATCACATCAAGCACGAAATCCTCAACTTTCTCACCTACGCTGATGAATATGCCATTGGCTACTTTAAAAAGCAG GGATTCTCTAAGGACATTAAAGTGCCAAAATCCAAGTATGTAGGATATATAAAAGACTACGAAGGAGCCACACTCATGGGCTGTGAGCTCAACCCCTCCATCCCTTACACGGAGTTCTCCGTCATCATCAAGAAACAGAAAGAG ATCATCAAGAAGCTTATAGAGCGCAAGCAAGCACAAATCCGTAAAGTCTATCCTGGCTTGTCCTGTTTCAAGGAGGGAGTTCGCCAGATTTCCATAGAGAGCATTCCAGGAATTC GTGAAACTGGCTGGAAACCTTTAGGGAAGAG CAAAGAGCTGAAGGATCCAGAACAGTTGTATAGCACCTTAAAGAACATTCTACAGCAGGTTAAG TCCCACCAGAATGCATGGCCTTTTATGGAGCCAGTGAAGAAGAATGAAGCACCGTGTTATTACCAAGTCATCCGTTTCCCTATGG ACTTGAAGACCATGAGCGAGCGGCTAAAGAATCGTTACTATACCACACGGAAACTTTTCAGGGCTGACATGCAGAGGATCTTCACTAACTGTCGAGAGTACAACCCTCCCGAAAGCGAGTACTACAAATGTGCCAACTTACTGGAGAAGTTCTTTTACACCAAGATCAAAGAGGCAGGCCTCATTGACAAGTAG
- the LOC127650991 gene encoding nuclear transport factor 2-like isoform X2, whose protein sequence is MTDKPMWEQIGTGFVQHYYQQFDLDRMKLADLYTDASCLTWEGEGFQGKTAIMNKLNTLPFQTILHKITAQDHHPTPDSCVMSMVMGQLKKKESHTHLGWHDG, encoded by the exons ATGACAGATAAACCAATGTGGGAGCAAATCGGCACGGGATTCGTGCAACATTACTATCAGCAGTTTGATTTAGACCGCATGAAGCTCGCCGACCTCTAT ACTGATGCCTCCTGTTTGACATGGGAAGGAGAGGGATTTCAAGGGAAAACTGCTATCATGAACAAACTAAAT ACCCTGCCCTTCCAGACTATCCTGCACAAAATCACCGCTCAGGACCATCATCCAACTCCAGACAGCTGTGTCATGAGTATGGTCATGGGCCAGCTCAAA aagaaagaaagtcatacacatctgggatggcatgacg GCTGA